In one Pseudoliparis swirei isolate HS2019 ecotype Mariana Trench chromosome 23, NWPU_hadal_v1, whole genome shotgun sequence genomic region, the following are encoded:
- the pick1 gene encoding PRKCA-binding protein isoform X1 encodes MFTDMDYELEEDKLGIPTVPGSVCLKKDANNLIGISIGGGAQYCPCLYIVQVFDNTPAALDGTLAAGDEITGVNGKPVKGKTKVEVAKMIQAVQGEAVINYNKLQADPKQGKSLDIVLKKVKHRLVENMSSGTADALGLSRAILCNDGLVKRLEELEKTAELYKGLMEHTKRLLRAFFELSQTHRAFGDVFSVIGVREPQAAASEAFVKFANAHRSIEKYGIQLLKTIKPMLHDLNTYLHKAIPDTKLTIRKYLDVKFEYLSYCLKVKEMDDEEYSSIAMGEPLYRVSTGNYEYRLVLRCRQEARARFAKMRKDVLEKIELLDQKHVQDIVFQLQRFVSGMSHYYDECYAVLKEADVFPIEVDLSRTMFNYGSQSLSYAGDEEEDEEEEEEEGGSSTERKAENGAEKLIDDV; translated from the exons ATGTTCACAGACATGGATTACGAATTGGAGGAGGACAAACT GGGGATACCAACGGTGcctggttctgtgtgtttgaaGAAAGACGCTAATAACCTTATTGGGATCAGCATTGGTGGGGGGGCACAGTACTGCCCTTGTCTCTACATTGTCCAG GTCTTTGATAACACCCCAGCAGCTCTGGATGGGACACTGGCAGCCGGCGACGAAATCACAGGCGTGAACGGGAAACCAGTGAAGGGAAAGACCAAAGTGGAGGTGGCAAAGATGATTCAAGctgtacag GGAGAGGCAGTTATCAACTACAACAAGCTGCAGGCAGACCCCAAACAGGGGAAGTCGCTGGATATAG TGCTGAAAAAAGTCAAACATCGCCTGGTAGAGAACATGAGCTCAGGCACAGCCGATGCTCTGGGACTCAGTAGAGCTATTCTATGCAACG ATGGACTGGTCAAAcgactggaggagctggagaaaaCAGCAGAGCTCTACAAAG GGCTGATGGAGCACACGAAGAGACTGCTCAGAGCTTTCTTTGAGCTTTCTCAAACTCACAGAG CGTTTGGCGACGTCTTCTCGGTCATCGGCGTGCGAGAGCCTCAGGCTGCAGCCAGCGAGGCTTTTGTGAAGTTCGCCAACGCTCACCGCAGCATTGAGAAGTACGGCATTCAGCTGCTGAAGACCATCAAACCC ATGCTCCACGACCTGAACACGTACCTTCACAAGGCCATACCCGACACGAAGCTCACCATCCGCAAGTACCTGGATGTGAAGTTTGAGTACCTG tCGTACTGCCTGAAGGTGAAGGAGATGGACGACGAAGAATACAGCAGTATT gcgatGGGAGAGCCGCTGTACCGCGTCAGCACCGGCAACTATGAATACCGCCTGGTGCTGCGCTGTCGGCAGGAGGCCCGCGCCCGATTCGCCAAGATGAGGAAGGACGTTCTGGAGAAGATAGAGCTGCTGGATCAGAAACACg tcCAGGACATTGTGTTCCAGCTGCAGCGCTTCGTCTCCGGCATGTCCCACTACTACGACGAGTGCTACGCCGTGCTGAAGGAGGCGGATGTCTTCCCCATTGAGGTGGACCTCTCCCGCACCATGTTCAACTACGGCAGCCAGTCGTTGTCCTACGccggagatgaagaggaggatgaggaggaagaggaggaggagggagggagcagcacagagagaaaagcagagaatGGTGCTGAGAAACTGATTGATgacgtgtga
- the pick1 gene encoding PRKCA-binding protein isoform X2: MDYELEEDKLGIPTVPGSVCLKKDANNLIGISIGGGAQYCPCLYIVQVFDNTPAALDGTLAAGDEITGVNGKPVKGKTKVEVAKMIQAVQGEAVINYNKLQADPKQGKSLDIVLKKVKHRLVENMSSGTADALGLSRAILCNDGLVKRLEELEKTAELYKGLMEHTKRLLRAFFELSQTHRAFGDVFSVIGVREPQAAASEAFVKFANAHRSIEKYGIQLLKTIKPMLHDLNTYLHKAIPDTKLTIRKYLDVKFEYLSYCLKVKEMDDEEYSSIAMGEPLYRVSTGNYEYRLVLRCRQEARARFAKMRKDVLEKIELLDQKHVQDIVFQLQRFVSGMSHYYDECYAVLKEADVFPIEVDLSRTMFNYGSQSLSYAGDEEEDEEEEEEEGGSSTERKAENGAEKLIDDV; encoded by the exons ATGGATTACGAATTGGAGGAGGACAAACT GGGGATACCAACGGTGcctggttctgtgtgtttgaaGAAAGACGCTAATAACCTTATTGGGATCAGCATTGGTGGGGGGGCACAGTACTGCCCTTGTCTCTACATTGTCCAG GTCTTTGATAACACCCCAGCAGCTCTGGATGGGACACTGGCAGCCGGCGACGAAATCACAGGCGTGAACGGGAAACCAGTGAAGGGAAAGACCAAAGTGGAGGTGGCAAAGATGATTCAAGctgtacag GGAGAGGCAGTTATCAACTACAACAAGCTGCAGGCAGACCCCAAACAGGGGAAGTCGCTGGATATAG TGCTGAAAAAAGTCAAACATCGCCTGGTAGAGAACATGAGCTCAGGCACAGCCGATGCTCTGGGACTCAGTAGAGCTATTCTATGCAACG ATGGACTGGTCAAAcgactggaggagctggagaaaaCAGCAGAGCTCTACAAAG GGCTGATGGAGCACACGAAGAGACTGCTCAGAGCTTTCTTTGAGCTTTCTCAAACTCACAGAG CGTTTGGCGACGTCTTCTCGGTCATCGGCGTGCGAGAGCCTCAGGCTGCAGCCAGCGAGGCTTTTGTGAAGTTCGCCAACGCTCACCGCAGCATTGAGAAGTACGGCATTCAGCTGCTGAAGACCATCAAACCC ATGCTCCACGACCTGAACACGTACCTTCACAAGGCCATACCCGACACGAAGCTCACCATCCGCAAGTACCTGGATGTGAAGTTTGAGTACCTG tCGTACTGCCTGAAGGTGAAGGAGATGGACGACGAAGAATACAGCAGTATT gcgatGGGAGAGCCGCTGTACCGCGTCAGCACCGGCAACTATGAATACCGCCTGGTGCTGCGCTGTCGGCAGGAGGCCCGCGCCCGATTCGCCAAGATGAGGAAGGACGTTCTGGAGAAGATAGAGCTGCTGGATCAGAAACACg tcCAGGACATTGTGTTCCAGCTGCAGCGCTTCGTCTCCGGCATGTCCCACTACTACGACGAGTGCTACGCCGTGCTGAAGGAGGCGGATGTCTTCCCCATTGAGGTGGACCTCTCCCGCACCATGTTCAACTACGGCAGCCAGTCGTTGTCCTACGccggagatgaagaggaggatgaggaggaagaggaggaggagggagggagcagcacagagagaaaagcagagaatGGTGCTGAGAAACTGATTGATgacgtgtga